From the genome of Williamwhitmania taraxaci, one region includes:
- the narH gene encoding nitrate reductase subunit beta has product MKIQAQIGMVLNLDKCIGCHTCSVTCKNVWTTRKGVEYAWFNNVETKPGQGYPTSWEDQDKWKGGWVLDKSRLRPRMGNKPTIMKNIFSNPFLPQIDDYYEPFTFNYNILHSSARFATPPSAKPHSMITGLPMEKIEKGPNWEDNLGGTFEERSKETNFDDLDKEMYAKFENVFMMYLPRLCEHCLNPTCVAACPSGAIYKRSEDGIVLIDQDRCRGWRQCVSACPYKKIYFNWKTKRSEKCTLCYPKIENGEPTICSETCVGRIRYIGVLLYDADKIKQAASAVETTDLYQNHLDLFLDPHSPDVIREAKRQGIPDNFMEAAQNSPVYKMAIDWKVAFPLHPEYRTLPMVWYTPPLSPIQEQIESGKIGSNGIIPDVEMLRIPLKYLANIFTAGDEKPIKEALVKMLAMRAFMRIKTVENRTDDSILQGTGLSPAMVEDMYRYMAIADFEDRFVIPTSHREYAYDAFGDKAECGFTDGEGCGSTESRLKNLFGGM; this is encoded by the coding sequence ATGAAAATTCAGGCTCAGATTGGAATGGTACTTAACCTAGATAAGTGTATCGGCTGTCACACCTGCTCTGTTACCTGTAAAAATGTGTGGACAACACGCAAGGGTGTGGAGTATGCATGGTTTAACAATGTGGAGACAAAGCCAGGTCAAGGTTATCCCACAAGCTGGGAGGATCAGGACAAATGGAAAGGTGGATGGGTGCTTGATAAATCGCGTCTTCGCCCACGTATGGGGAATAAACCCACCATTATGAAGAATATCTTTTCCAATCCATTCCTGCCGCAGATTGATGATTACTATGAACCGTTTACATTCAATTACAATATATTACATTCATCTGCAAGATTCGCGACTCCTCCCTCTGCTAAGCCTCATTCTATGATTACCGGCCTCCCAATGGAAAAGATAGAGAAGGGGCCGAACTGGGAGGACAACTTGGGAGGAACTTTTGAAGAACGTAGCAAAGAGACGAATTTCGACGACCTTGACAAGGAGATGTATGCCAAGTTCGAGAATGTTTTTATGATGTATTTGCCCCGCCTGTGTGAACACTGCCTAAACCCAACATGTGTGGCTGCTTGTCCTTCTGGAGCAATCTATAAGCGCAGTGAGGACGGTATAGTGTTAATAGATCAGGATCGTTGCAGAGGATGGAGGCAATGCGTTAGTGCTTGTCCTTACAAAAAGATCTATTTCAACTGGAAAACTAAACGTTCTGAAAAATGCACCCTCTGTTATCCGAAAATTGAAAACGGGGAACCGACCATCTGCAGCGAAACATGCGTTGGCAGAATTAGATACATAGGCGTTTTGCTTTATGATGCGGATAAGATTAAACAAGCGGCTTCCGCTGTTGAAACTACCGATCTCTATCAGAATCACCTTGATTTATTCCTAGACCCTCATAGTCCGGATGTCATTCGAGAGGCTAAGAGACAGGGGATTCCGGATAACTTTATGGAAGCGGCCCAAAATTCGCCAGTTTACAAAATGGCCATTGATTGGAAAGTGGCATTCCCGTTACATCCTGAATATAGAACGTTACCAATGGTTTGGTATACTCCTCCATTGTCGCCTATTCAAGAGCAGATTGAGAGTGGAAAAATAGGTTCTAATGGCATTATTCCTGATGTGGAAATGCTTCGGATCCCATTGAAATACCTTGCAAATATCTTTACAGCAGGAGATGAAAAACCAATAAAAGAGGCTCTGGTAAAAATGTTGGCCATGCGAGCATTCATGAGAATAAAGACCGTTGAGAATAGAACCGATGATTCAATCTTGCAAGGGACCGGATTAAGTCCTGCCATGGTGGAAGATATGTATCGATACATGGCCATTGCCGATTTTGAGGATCGCTTTGTAATACCCACATCACATAGGGAATATGCTTATGATGCATTTGGAGACAAGGCTGAGTGCGGCTTTACAGATGGAGAAGGCTGTGGTAGCACCGAGAGTCGTTTGAAAAATCTTTTTGGAGGAATGTGA